The genome window CTTATTCTTCTACATTTTTTACCTCTGATGAAAACTCGTGTACTTCTAGCGGCCCTTGTTCTTAGCACCTGTTCCTTAGGTTCTGCCCTTGCGGTGGCGCCACCCGTGCCTGCCTCCTCTCAGGTTGCCCCCGGCGGATATATGATGATTATTTCGCGGGTTTCGTTGGGGTTTAATGCCCAGGCTAGCATCGTCACTATTTCCCCCGAGGGCAAAGAGCAAGTCAGAGAAATCGACTTCAGCCGCTTCAGCGCCAAGCAAATGGCCAGCAACATGACGGAAGTTCACAAAGCCGCTATGGCCGCGGTAAACCAGTATACTGCTGACGGCTGGCGGTTGGTAAGCGTGGCTCCCAGCGACGTGGCAAGCGGCGGCAACACCGTTTTCAGCCAAACGATTTACTATCTGGAAAAAAAGTAGCCCGTTAGGTGGCTGCTGCTTCGTAGCAGTGGCTAAGCTTGACTAGTTTGCAGCAACATACCATTGAAAAGAACAGCGCCGCCTTCTGCAATAGAGGGCGGCGCTGTTCTTTTTAAGTCAATCGTAGTATTACTTGAACGCCTGTATGCCGGTGATGTCGGCGCCGGTGATGAGCAGGTGGATGTCGTGGGTGCCTTCGTAGGTTACTACTGATTCTAGGTTCATCATGTGGCGCATGATGGGGTACTCGCCCGTAATGCCCATGCCGCCGTGGATCTGGCGGGCTTCGCGGGCGATTTCCAGGGCAATTTCTACGGAGTTACGCTTGGCCATGGAAATCTGCGCCGAAGTGGCTTTGCCTTCATTCTTGAGCATGCCTAGGCGCCACACCATCAGTTGAGCCTTCGTGATTTCAGTAATCATTTCGGCCAGCTTGCGCTGCTGGAGCTGGAAGGAAGCAATGGGCTTACCGAACTGCTCGCGCTGCAGGGAATACTTCAGGGCCGACTCGTAGCAGTCAATAGCCGCCCCTAAAGCGCCCCAGGCAATGCCGTAGCGGGCTGAGTCGAGGCAGCTGAGCGGACCTTTGAGGCCGTCGATGTTGGGTAGAATATTCTCCTTGGGAATTTTTACGTCCTCGAACACCAGTTCGCCGGTGATGCTGGCGCGCAAGCTCCACTTGTTGTGGATTTCGGGGGTAGAAAAGCCTTCCATGCCCCGCTCCACGATAACGCCCCGGATGCGGCCGTTATCGTCTTTGGCCCACACCACGGCTACCTGAGACTCGGGCGAGTTGGAAATCCAAAGCTTGGCGCCGTTGAGCAGGTAGTAATCCCCCATGTCCTTGATGGTGGTGGTCATGCCGCCGGGGTTGGAGCCGTGGTCGGGCTCGGTGAGGCCGAAGCAGCCCAGCCACTCGCCCGAGGCCAGCTTGGGCAGGAACTTGCGGCGCTGTTCTTCCGAGCCGTACTGGTAAATCGGGAACATCACCAGGGAACCCTGCACCGAGGCCGTGGAGCGCATGCCGGAATCGCCGCGCTCGATTTCCTGCATAATCAGGCCGTAGCTGATGTAGTCCAGCCCGCCCCCGCCGTATTCCGTGGGAATGGTGGGCCCAAAAGCTCCTACCTCCCCAAACTTGCGCACGATTTCCGAGGGGAAGTGCGCCTGCTGGGCCCACTGCTCCACGTTGGGCGAAATTTCCTTTTTCACAAAGTCGCGGATGCTCTGGCGGATGAGCTTGTGCTCCTCCGTCAGCAGCCCGTCGATGTCATAGTAATCCGTGAAACCTGCGGCGTTAAGCGAGCCTTTGTTGCGCTGCACCTGGGCCTTGGTCGAGAGAACGTCAGCTTGGGAAGACATAGTAGAAAGGGGTGGGTTTACTGCCAAAGATACGTATTTCGCTACGGACCGCCGGGCAGTTTCTGGGAAGGCTGAAAAACGAAAAACCCTGACCAGATAGGGGACTGGTCAGGGTTTTGGGGTACCGGGAGGCGAGGTTGGGAATGCCAAAGACCCACCCCAACTCAGGCACCGAAAAACGACCAGGAGGCAGATTCCTGATCGGGAAATTTACTACTCGGCCTCGTGCAAAGCCTGTGCCGAAAGTATGAAAATTGATCTGTATAACAGCGCTTTCCACCCAGCTTTTGACAGCTATTTAAGCGCCTTACTGTTCAGGTTGGCTAGAACTTTAACCCTACCGAGGCCAGGAAGTTACGGGTAGCCTGGGGGAAGTACCAGTTGAAGGTCTGTTGCTGGCCATCGGGGCCGGGGTAGCCATAGGTGTAGCCGTTGGCCACGTAGCGGCGGTTAAGCACATTGTTGAGCAACAGGCCCAGCTCGATTTCCTTCATGAACTGCGGCCGAACGGTGTAGCGGGCCCGGAAATCCAGCACCTGGTAGGGCTTGATGCGCCGGTCTTCGCTGGTGGAGTTATCGAGATACTGGCGGCTCACGGTTTTGTAGAGCAGGGCCAGGCGCAGCCCCCGCACTGGCTGCCCCTCCAGGGTGTGCGCCGACACTACGGAGGGCGAGTAGGAAATGGTAGTGGTGCGCCCCTCCGCGGCCGTAATGGGGTTGTAGTTGGCATCGTAGGTTACCTCCCGAAAATCCTGGATGCGGTTGCGGCTGAGCGTGAGGGTACTGCTCAGGCTGAGCTTGTCGTTGGCGGAGGCAAAGCCGGTCAGTTCCACGCCGGTGCGGTAACTGCGCGGGGCATTGGTGCGCAGGGCCGTGCCCACATCGTTGAGCTGGCCGGTGGCAACCAGCTGGTCGCGGTACTTCATGTAGAAGTAGTTGGCCTCAAAGCGCAGGGCCGTGACCGGACCAAACAAGGAGGTAGCCGGCAACGTGAGCCGGTAGCCCCCTTCGACATCCTGCAGGTACTCGGCCTTGGCGCTTTGGTCGCCGACCGGGCGGTCCGTGAAGTCGGAGCGGACGGGCTCGCGCTGGCCCACGGCGTAGCTAGCGTAGAGCTGCTGCCCCGCGGCCAGGGTAACTGTGGCACCCAACTTAGGGTTGAAGAACAGGTACTTGGCGCGGGTAGTCACGTCGTTCTGGTCGTCTTCTACCCCATCAATGGTATACCGGATGCGCCGCACCTGCAGGTCGCCGTACACGCCCAGGATGGGCAACACCTGCCAGGTAGCGCGGGCGTAGGCGTTGTAGTCCGTTTTAACGGCGTCGTTAAAGTAGTACCGCTGGCGAATGCTGCCGTTGGAGGCGTACTGCGCCCAGATAACTTCGCCGTAGTGGTCGTTGGTGAAGCGGTTCCAGGCCCCGCCCAAGGTAGCCTGCAGCTTGCCTTCGCGAGGCTGATAGTTCAGAGCGAAGGTGCCGCCGTAGAAGTAGTTATCCAGCCACTTGCGGTCCACTAGGTTGCTGCGTTTGATGGTGGTATCGCCCAGCACCACGTTTTGCAGGCCATAGTCAACTAGCTTGCGGTTGGCGCGGTAGCTTTCGTAGTAGCCGAAGCCCCGCGTTAGGTGCAGGGCCGCGCCCAGGTTCCAGTCTTCACCCAAGCCCTGGGAAAGATGGAGCTGGTAGTGGTTCTGCTGGTAATTATCGGTCTGGTTGTCGTAGGTGTAGTAGCTGTAGCGGCGGCCTTCACGCAGGACTCGCTCCGCGTCGGCGGTGCTCAGTTCCCCGTTGTCAATGTACTGCTGCAGCAGGGCTCGGTCGCCGGTAATGGCAGGCTCGGGCACGCCGTTCCAAGCCTGATAAGTTTTCTCGCGGCCCGAGAAAGTAATGAACTTGAGCAACGTGCTTTTGCCCTGGTAGCCGGCCGAGAGGTAGTACGACTTCATGTCGGAGGCGCCGCGCTTCACGTAGCCATCAGAGGCTATGCGCGAGAGGCGGCCATCGACGGTGAAATGCCCGCCGAGCAGGCCCGTACCGAACGATACGTTGTTGCGCCAGGTGTTAAAGGAGCCAAACGTGTTCTGGGTTTCGGCGTAGGCTTCGCGGCGGTTATCGAGGGTAGAGATGTTGAGGCTGGCCCCGAAAGCTGCCCCGCCATTCTGGCTGGTACCTACCCCCCGCTGCACCTGAATGCTACTGATAGATGAAGCCAGATCCGGCAGGTTCACCAGAAACGAGCCATGCGACTCGGCATCGTTCAGGGGCACGCCGTTGATGGTCATGTTGATGCCCGTGTTGCTGGTGCCCCGGATGCGAATGTCGGTGTAGCCTACCCCCGCCCCGGCGTCGGAAGTCACGACCACCGAGGGGGTCTGGTCCAGCAGGTAAGGTAAATCCTGCCCGAAATTGCGTTTCTGCAGGTCCTGGCGGCCCAAGTTGGTGTAAGCGGTGGCAGTACGGTCGTTGGCACGGGAGGCTGTTACCAGGGCCTCACCAATGGCTACGCCCCCCGGTTGCAGGGCCAGCGCCAAGCGCTGTTCCGCTGCTTGCCCCTGCAGGTTTTGCACCAGGGCCTCGTAGCCCAGGTAGGTTACGCGCAGCTCGTGGAGGCCGGCGGGCACAGCGGGCAGGGTGAAAGTGCCGGCCGCAGTGGTAGCGGCGCTGGGGGTGCCATCCAGCAGGATGGTAGCGCCGGGCAGGGGCGTGCCGGTGCGCGCATCTGTAACGGTGCCGGACACGGGACCTTGCGCCCATGCCGTGCCGGATAGCGCCAGCAGCGCTGCTCCGGTGAGTAAAGAATTTTTCAACGGTGAAAAATGGAAAAAATGGAACGGACCCGGTGCCAGGGGTCGGCACCTCAGGTTTTTCGTTCGCGGATCGTTTGTTCCCTTCGCCGGCATTACCCGGGCAGGTTCAATGGGTATGATCTCAGCCGCGCGCTACTAGCGTGGCACCCCTAAAACTTCTGGGCCAAAGGTACACCGGAAGTTTTGAGTTTTGCGCTACGCCCAGATAATCTAGTTATAAATCAAGAGCCAAACAGTACTTTATCTCTTGACAATCAAGTAAATTAGATGGTAGCATGCTAGGCCTCACAAAATGATGGCTTGGGAAAACAACCCGCCCCGCACCTCCGTTTCTGTTGTAGCTGCTGCCGTTTTCGTGAGTCCCGTTGTTGAACTTTTGCTCTCTCCGCCATGACCATCACCAGCCTCCTTTACCTGCTCGTGGTACTTGTGTTCACCGGGCTTTTGTTGGTACTACCCCGCCGCCGCACCCGGCACCCCCCGGCCCCCGACAATGACGATGACGGTGGCGAACCGCTCGACGACGGACTACCTGATTTCGACCTGCCTCCCGGCATTTCCCGTCCTATCAATGACTGGGAGCCCGACTACAACCGCCCCCGGGTACCCCTGGAATTCTAGCTTGCCGCTCACAAAACAGCCGGGCCCCGTGACACTATCTGGTCACGGGGCCCGGCTGTTAGTGTATGGTTATCGAACGGCTACAGGCTCTTGGCCATACGCACGTACGGAATGGTGCCGCGGTAGAAACGGTTGCCTTCGGGCTCTAGGCCAAAGGCCCGATAAAAGTTCTCGTTCACGGCGCGGGCGTCGCACCAGATGCGCTGAGCCCCTTTCTCGCGGGCTTCATCTAGCACGCGGCGCAGCAGCTGGGAGCCAATGCCCTGGCCCTGGCAGTCGGGGCGGGTAGCGAATTTACGGAAGCGGGCCACGTTGCCGTCAATAAACAGGGAAATGACGGAAACCAGCTTGCCGTTGCGGAAGGCCCCGTAGTGGTGGCCCTGCTCGTCCTGGTTCAGCTTTACGTAGTCGATGGACTCTTGGGGCCACAGCACGGTGTGGCGAAGCGGGTAGGTATCGGCCGCCTGAATGGGGCGGATGGTAATCTCGGAGGTCATGCTTAGGTTACTCAACGGTGATGCTGTAGGAGGTTGAAAACTGCTGGCCGGGCCGCAAAGTCAGGATGCCTTCTTTGTCGGCCAGCTCCGGGGAGCCGGTGGTGGAGCTGGCAATGCCCTGCCAGGGCTCGATGCACACGAAGGGAGCTCCGGGACCTTTGGTCCAGAGACCGAGGTAGGGAAACCCGTCGAAGCGGACCCGCACGGCGCGACCGGAGCGGCGGCTGCGCAGGGTAAGGTGAGAAAAGTCGAAGTGCTTCAGCACCAGCGCATCCTGGGCGAATAGCTCGTAACTGAGCGGCAACACTTGCTGGTGTTGCAGTAGGGGCTCACTCTGTCCCGTTAGCAGGCCCCCATCCAGAAGGTAGCGCTCGGCGGTGGTTGGCTGGTCGAACACGAAGTCGTAGTCCTCGAAGCTTTCTCCCTCTACCAGCGGGCACCGAAAGGCCGGGTGGGCTCCTATGCTAAAGAGCATTTCCTCGTGACCGGGGTTTTCGACTTCCCAGCCCACGGTCAGTTGAGCGCCAGCCAGCCGGTAGGTAATGCGCAGCACAAAATCGAAGGGAAAGCGCGTTTTGCTTTCCTCGGTAGCGTGCAGCTCAAAGGCAACGGCCGTACCCGAGTGCTGCTGCACCCGAAACTCCTGGTCGCGGGCGAAGCCGTGCTGACTGAGGCTGTAGCGGCTTCCCTGGTGGGTGTACTCGTCCTGGGGTAGGCGCCCGACGATGGGAAAAAGCACCGGGGCGTGGCGGTTCCAGAAGGCTGGGTCGGCCGGCCAGATGTACTCCAGATTCGCCAGATCTTTCCGAACAAAGCTGCTGAGCTCGGCGCCGTGGGCGTTGAGGCCCACACGGCACTGCTCGTTTTCAAGGTAATACGTCATGCAAATACGAATCGCGGGATACCGGAGAGGGAACGAGGTAGCACAACGAAATTTTCAGAGAAAGGGTATCGTTTCGTCGGGGGGCGGGCCGGCAAGGTAGGCCGAGTCGGCCGCCGCCGGCCGGCGGTGGGACAGCAGCGCATCGACGTGAAAACAGGCCGCTTCTAACCGCTGACTGGGCGTACCGCTGATTTCGGCAAAGTTCGAAAATTGCTCGCGGAGTTCCCGCTGGTAGAGGTCGTAGAAGTACTGGCGGTGGTTGGGGTGCTCCCGCAACGGGTCTGGCTCCCAGGGCAAATCCACGCCTAGCAGCAACACCAAGCTGTACTGCTGCACTTGCACCTGCCGCTGAATCCAATCGGGGCAATGCCCAAAGGCGTGCTCCGACCAGATTTTTATCACCAGCAAATCGGTGTCACAAAAGATAATGGGCTGGCCTAAGCGGGCGGCGGCAGCGGCGGCAGCGGCCTCCGCTGCCAACTGGCCGCGGGCTATTTCCTCCAGGTCGGCCAGGGTGTAGTTCGGCCCGCGCTCTTCCAGGTAGTGGCGGGCATACTCCGGGGCCCATACCGTGTGGTAGTGTTCAGCCAGCAGGCGGCTCAGGGTAGTTTTTCCCGTCGATTCGGGGCCGGTCAGCGCAACTCGCAGCATGATCAGGCGGCTTGAAGTTCGGCAGCCTGCTGGCGCTGGTAGGCGCGGTGCCATTGCAGATAGCCGTACACAGCCAGTCCCAAATACAGCGCATACAAGGCGCTAGTGGGATAAAGCTGTTTAGACCACAGAATGGGCACGTAGATAATATCCACTACTACCCACAACCACCAGTTTTCAAGCCGCTTACGCATCAGTAAAAATTGCGCGGCCAGGCTGCCGGCAGTAGTCAGACTGTCCCAATACGGCACGGAGTCCTTGGTGTAGTGGGCCAGGTAGTAGCCAAAGCCCGCGGTGAATGCCGGGATGAACACGGCGCACAGCAGCCACTCGGGCCGGGTAGTGCGCGAGACGTGCAGCTCGGTCCGGCTGCGGCCCCCGTACAGCCACTCATACCACCCGTACACGCTCAGCCCAATGAACATAATCTGCAGCAGACTGTCGGCGTACAGGTCCTGGCGGTAGTAAACTACGATGTAGAGCGCGCAGCTGAAGATGGCAACGGGGAAATTCCAGATAACCTCCCGGGCCGCCAGCCACACGCACGCGAAGCCCGTAAGCACGGCAACCCATTCCAGCGGACTACCGCCGGCAGCGGCGGTCCAGAACTCATATAAGGGCTCCAACACAGAAAGACAACGGAAAGAAGGGGTTATGGCCGCGCCGGGTAGCCGCCCGACGGAAACGGCCAAAGCTAACGAGCATTAGGGTAATTTTGTGGCTTGTCAGGCATTTTCTCTCTTTACGACCGGTTGTTATGCTGCCCGAAATTACCCCCGAAGACCTACAAGCCCGCCTCCAGGGCGGCCAGGATGTGCAGCTGATTGATGTGCGCCAGCCGGAAGAGTTTACGTATTGCCGCATTGAGGGCAGCGTATTAATTCCGTTGGGCGAGTTGGCCAGCCGGGCCGAGGAAATTGACCCCGACCGGCCCACCGTGCTGATTTGCCACCACGGCGTGCGCTCCATGCAGGCCCTAGCCTATCTGCAACACCGCCACGAGCTTACTAACCTACTAAACCTGCGTGGCGGCATTCACGCCTGGAGCCTGCGGGTAGACCCCACGGTGGCCGTGTACTAATCATCCGAAGCCAATAGCAACCGCCCACCGTGCACTTCCCCGCCCTTCCCATTCTGGATGCCCTGCCTGAGCTGCTTCGCACGCTTGACAGCTCCAGCGTAGCCGTATTGCAGGCCCCGCCCGGAGCCGGCAAAACCACCCTGGTGCCCCTGGCTTTACTAGAAGCCGCGTGGCGCGAAGACGGCCGCATCCTGGTGCTGGAACCGCGGCGGCTGGCGGCGCGGGCAGCCGCTACCCGCATGGCGCAGCTATTGGGCGAGCCGGTGGGCCAAACCGTGGGCTACCGCATGCGGCTGGAAAGCAAAGTATCGGCCCGGACGCGAATTGAGGTAGTAACGGAAGTGATTCTGACCCGCCAGCTCCAGGACGACCCAGCCCTGGAAGGCGTAGCCGCCGTGCTGTTCGATGAGTTTCACGAGCGCAGCCTGCAGGCTGACTTAGGCCTCGCCCTGGCCCTGGACGCCCAAAGCGTGCTGCGCCCAGACCTGCGGATTCTGGTAATGTCGGCCACGCTGGATGCCGACCGGCTAGGTGCTTGGCTAGGCGCCCCGGTAGTGCGCAGTTTGGGCCGCATGTTTCCCGTTGATACTCACTACCTGAGTCCGCAGCGCGCGGCTACCGTGTCGCGCCGGCCCCACGAGAAGCTCCAGGACCTGACGCCGGCCATCATCCGGGAAGCCTTGCAGCAACACGCTACCGGCGACGTGCTCGTGTTTCTGCCCGGCCTAGCTGACCAGCGCCGGGTAGCCGACAAGCTGGCTTCCTTACCCGAGCACATAGACGTGCACATGCTGCACGGCGAGCTGCCCGCTGAGCAGCAGGACGCCGCCCTGCGCCCGGCCCTGGCAGGGCGGCGCAAAGTAGTGCTGGCCACCAGCATTGCCGAAACCAGTCTGACCATAGAAGGCGTTACGATTGTAGTGGATGGGGGCTACGCCCGGGTGCCCCGCTTCGAGCCACGCACCGGCCTCACTACCCTCGGCACCGAGCCCGTAAGCCAAGCCGCCGCCGACCAGCGCCGGGGCCGGGCCGGCCGCTTGGGTCCGGGCACCTGCTACCGCCTCTGGACCGAAGCCGAGTACCGGGAATTACCTCACCACTTGGCCCCAGAAATCCTCACCGCCGACCTCAGCCCCCTCGCTTTGGAACTGGCGCTTTGGGGTGCCCGCGACGCTACGGCCCTGCGGTGGTTGGATGCGCCGCCCGCCCCAGCTTTAGCCCAGGCCCGCGACCTGCTACTACGGTTGCAAGCTTTAACGGCCGAGGGTTACCCAACAGCCCACGGCCGTGCGCTGGCGGGCCTAGGCCTAGCTCCGCGTTTGGCTCACTTGGTGGTGCGGGGGCAAGAAGTCGGGCATGGGGCTACGGCTTGCGCCCTGGCGGCTTTGCTAACGGAGCGCGACATTCTGCGCCCCGCCGACGGCACGTTTGGTCCGCCTGATTTACGCCTGCGCCTCGAAGCGCTGGCAACGGGCCGGGCTCCACTTCCGGGCTTGGTGCCAGATGCGGCAGCTGTGCGGCGGGTGCGGGAAGCAGCGGCCGTACTGCGCTACCGCGCGGGAGCCAAAGGTGAAATCCAGCCGGATGCAGCCGGGCTGCTGGCAGCCTTCGCCTACCCCGACCGCCTCGCTCAACGCGAAACGCCCGAGCGGGTGCGCCTACTCAGCGGGCAGCGGGCTACGTTACCGGCTGAGTTTTTTGGGCAGCAGGACGTGTTTTTTGCCGTGGCGGCCCTTGACGGGGTTGCCGCCCAGCCCCGGGCAAGCCTAGCTGCCCCCTTGAGCAAAGCCGAGCTGGAACAGTATTTCGAGCCGCAGATAGACACGCGCGAGGAAGTACGCTGGGACGAAGCAGCGGGACGCGTCACGGCGCGGCGGCTGCGGCGGCTGGGAGCCCTAGTGCTAGCCGATACGACCCTTCCCAACCCCGCGCCCGAGTTGCTTACGGCCGCTCTGCTGGGTGCCATTCGGGAAGGCGGGGTGGCGCGCCTGCCCTGGAGCGAAGCCGCCGCCCAGCTGCGGGAACGGCTGGCTTTTCTGCACCATATCTTTCCCGAAAACTGGCCCGACGTTTCGGATGCCGCGCT of Hymenobacter sublimis contains these proteins:
- a CDS encoding DUF4177 domain-containing protein, producing MMIISRVSLGFNAQASIVTISPEGKEQVREIDFSRFSAKQMASNMTEVHKAAMAAVNQYTADGWRLVSVAPSDVASGGNTVFSQTIYYLEKK
- a CDS encoding acyl-CoA dehydrogenase family protein; the encoded protein is MSSQADVLSTKAQVQRNKGSLNAAGFTDYYDIDGLLTEEHKLIRQSIRDFVKKEISPNVEQWAQQAHFPSEIVRKFGEVGAFGPTIPTEYGGGGLDYISYGLIMQEIERGDSGMRSTASVQGSLVMFPIYQYGSEEQRRKFLPKLASGEWLGCFGLTEPDHGSNPGGMTTTIKDMGDYYLLNGAKLWISNSPESQVAVVWAKDDNGRIRGVIVERGMEGFSTPEIHNKWSLRASITGELVFEDVKIPKENILPNIDGLKGPLSCLDSARYGIAWGALGAAIDCYESALKYSLQREQFGKPIASFQLQQRKLAEMITEITKAQLMVWRLGMLKNEGKATSAQISMAKRNSVEIALEIAREARQIHGGMGITGEYPIMRHMMNLESVVTYEGTHDIHLLITGADITGIQAFK
- a CDS encoding TonB-dependent receptor, with the protein product MKNSLLTGAALLALSGTAWAQGPVSGTVTDARTGTPLPGATILLDGTPSAATTAAGTFTLPAVPAGLHELRVTYLGYEALVQNLQGQAAEQRLALALQPGGVAIGEALVTASRANDRTATAYTNLGRQDLQKRNFGQDLPYLLDQTPSVVVTSDAGAGVGYTDIRIRGTSNTGINMTINGVPLNDAESHGSFLVNLPDLASSISSIQVQRGVGTSQNGGAAFGASLNISTLDNRREAYAETQNTFGSFNTWRNNVSFGTGLLGGHFTVDGRLSRIASDGYVKRGASDMKSYYLSAGYQGKSTLLKFITFSGREKTYQAWNGVPEPAITGDRALLQQYIDNGELSTADAERVLREGRRYSYYTYDNQTDNYQQNHYQLHLSQGLGEDWNLGAALHLTRGFGYYESYRANRKLVDYGLQNVVLGDTTIKRSNLVDRKWLDNYFYGGTFALNYQPREGKLQATLGGAWNRFTNDHYGEVIWAQYASNGSIRQRYYFNDAVKTDYNAYARATWQVLPILGVYGDLQVRRIRYTIDGVEDDQNDVTTRAKYLFFNPKLGATVTLAAGQQLYASYAVGQREPVRSDFTDRPVGDQSAKAEYLQDVEGGYRLTLPATSLFGPVTALRFEANYFYMKYRDQLVATGQLNDVGTALRTNAPRSYRTGVELTGFASANDKLSLSSTLTLSRNRIQDFREVTYDANYNPITAAEGRTTTISYSPSVVSAHTLEGQPVRGLRLALLYKTVSRQYLDNSTSEDRRIKPYQVLDFRARYTVRPQFMKEIELGLLLNNVLNRRYVANGYTYGYPGPDGQQQTFNWYFPQATRNFLASVGLKF
- a CDS encoding GNAT family N-acetyltransferase — encoded protein: MTSEITIRPIQAADTYPLRHTVLWPQESIDYVKLNQDEQGHHYGAFRNGKLVSVISLFIDGNVARFRKFATRPDCQGQGIGSQLLRRVLDEAREKGAQRIWCDARAVNENFYRAFGLEPEGNRFYRGTIPYVRMAKSL
- a CDS encoding aldose 1-epimerase family protein — encoded protein: MTYYLENEQCRVGLNAHGAELSSFVRKDLANLEYIWPADPAFWNRHAPVLFPIVGRLPQDEYTHQGSRYSLSQHGFARDQEFRVQQHSGTAVAFELHATEESKTRFPFDFVLRITYRLAGAQLTVGWEVENPGHEEMLFSIGAHPAFRCPLVEGESFEDYDFVFDQPTTAERYLLDGGLLTGQSEPLLQHQQVLPLSYELFAQDALVLKHFDFSHLTLRSRRSGRAVRVRFDGFPYLGLWTKGPGAPFVCIEPWQGIASSTTGSPELADKEGILTLRPGQQFSTSYSITVE
- a CDS encoding AAA family ATPase; translation: MLRVALTGPESTGKTTLSRLLAEHYHTVWAPEYARHYLEERGPNYTLADLEEIARGQLAAEAAAAAAAARLGQPIIFCDTDLLVIKIWSEHAFGHCPDWIQRQVQVQQYSLVLLLGVDLPWEPDPLREHPNHRQYFYDLYQRELREQFSNFAEISGTPSQRLEAACFHVDALLSHRRPAAADSAYLAGPPPDETIPFL
- the pnuC gene encoding nicotinamide riboside transporter PnuC, with the translated sequence MLEPLYEFWTAAAGGSPLEWVAVLTGFACVWLAAREVIWNFPVAIFSCALYIVVYYRQDLYADSLLQIMFIGLSVYGWYEWLYGGRSRTELHVSRTTRPEWLLCAVFIPAFTAGFGYYLAHYTKDSVPYWDSLTTAGSLAAQFLLMRKRLENWWLWVVVDIIYVPILWSKQLYPTSALYALYLGLAVYGYLQWHRAYQRQQAAELQAA
- a CDS encoding rhodanese-like domain-containing protein; translated protein: MLPEITPEDLQARLQGGQDVQLIDVRQPEEFTYCRIEGSVLIPLGELASRAEEIDPDRPTVLICHHGVRSMQALAYLQHRHELTNLLNLRGGIHAWSLRVDPTVAVY
- the hrpB gene encoding ATP-dependent helicase HrpB, translated to MHFPALPILDALPELLRTLDSSSVAVLQAPPGAGKTTLVPLALLEAAWREDGRILVLEPRRLAARAAATRMAQLLGEPVGQTVGYRMRLESKVSARTRIEVVTEVILTRQLQDDPALEGVAAVLFDEFHERSLQADLGLALALDAQSVLRPDLRILVMSATLDADRLGAWLGAPVVRSLGRMFPVDTHYLSPQRAATVSRRPHEKLQDLTPAIIREALQQHATGDVLVFLPGLADQRRVADKLASLPEHIDVHMLHGELPAEQQDAALRPALAGRRKVVLATSIAETSLTIEGVTIVVDGGYARVPRFEPRTGLTTLGTEPVSQAAADQRRGRAGRLGPGTCYRLWTEAEYRELPHHLAPEILTADLSPLALELALWGARDATALRWLDAPPAPALAQARDLLLRLQALTAEGYPTAHGRALAGLGLAPRLAHLVVRGQEVGHGATACALAALLTERDILRPADGTFGPPDLRLRLEALATGRAPLPGLVPDAAAVRRVREAAAVLRYRAGAKGEIQPDAAGLLAAFAYPDRLAQRETPERVRLLSGQRATLPAEFFGQQDVFFAVAALDGVAAQPRASLAAPLSKAELEQYFEPQIDTREEVRWDEAAGRVTARRLRRLGALVLADTTLPNPAPELLTAALLGAIREGGVARLPWSEAAAQLRERLAFLHHIFPENWPDVSDAALLESLEEWLGPYLTGVKSWAELGRVNFGEALLGLLPGGWGQRQELERLAPAHLEVPTGSRIRLDYTDPAAPVLAVRLQEVFGLLDTPTVAGGRVPLTLHLLSPGYRPAQVTRDLRSFWTSSYFEVRKELRGRYPKHYWPENPLEAQAIRGTKKQNGL